The Rhododendron vialii isolate Sample 1 chromosome 6a, ASM3025357v1 genome includes a window with the following:
- the LOC131330791 gene encoding AT-hook motif nuclear-localized protein 10: MSGSETGGAVMMSSFTIGVHNTPPAAASQPMTHTMRLGNSSDGTAVYKPLAGNSSPFQSAATSGGGATGEGQAIIPHNLNVNVGEPVKKKRGRPRKYGPEGAISLGLTPATAPRPAAVAQPTPTFSPSSHTPAPVSPSSLKKGRGRPPGSSKKQQMEALGAAGVGFTPHVITVKTGEDVSSKIMSFSQHGPRAVCILSANGAISNVTLRQAATSGGTATYEGRFEILSLSGSFLLTEVGGHRSRTGGLSVSLAGPDGRVLGGCVAGLLTAASPVQVIVGSFIADGRKESRPINQAESLSAQPKLAPGFGTTGASSPPSHGTLSESSGGAGSPLNHSTGNNTNPQGMSSMPWR; encoded by the exons ATGTCGGGATCTGAGACAGGAGGTGCAGTGATGATGAGTTCATTCACAATCGGAGTTCACAACACTCCGCCGGCGGCGGCGTCACAGCCAATGACACACACCATGCGTCTAGGCAACAGTTCCGACGGAACAGCCGTATACAAACCACTCGCCGGAAACTCCTCTCCGTTCCAGTCCGCCGCCACGAGTGGCGGTGGCGCCACCGGCGAGGGTCAGGCCATCATACCGCATAATTTGAACGTGAATGTGGGGGAACCCgtaaagaagaagagagggaggcCCAGAAAGTACGGCCCAGAAGGCGCCATATCATTGGGCCTGACTCCTGCGACTGCACCGCGTCCTGCAGCTGTTGCTCAGCCCACTCCAACTTTCTCTCCGTCGTCCCATACTCCGGCTCCGGTCTCACCGTCTTCGTTGAAGAAAGGTAGAGGTCGACCACCTGGGTCCAGcaagaaacaacaaatggaAGCGCTTG GAGCAGCAGGAGTTGGATTTACACCACATGTTATCACTGTGAAAACTGGAGAG GATGTGTCATCAAAGATAATGTCATTCTCTCAGCATGGTCCTAGAGCTGTTTGCATCCTGTCTGCAAATGGTGCTATATCCAATGTTACTCTTCGTCAAGCGGCAACATCTGGTGGAACTGCAACATATGAG GGGCGATTTGAGATTCTGTCGCTATCTGGTTCGTTTCTGCTGACAGAGGTTGGTGGTCATAGGAGCCGAACTGGTGGGTTGAGTGTTTCGTTAGCTGGACCAGATGGACGTGTTTTGGGTGGTTGTGTTGCTGGGCTTCTTACTGCTGCATCCCCTGTTCAG GTAATCGTGGGCAGTTTCATTGCAGATGGTCGCAAGGAATCGAGGCCTATAAACCAAGCGGAATCACTTTCTGCTCAACCAAAGCTCGCCCCAGGTTTCGGTACAACAGGAGCAAGCAGCCCTCCATCACATGGGACCCTCAGTGAATCCTCTGGTGGGGCTGGGAGCCCCCTTAACCACAGCACAGGCAACAACACAAACCCCCAAGGCATGTCGAGCATGCCATGGAGGTGA